From the Cyanobium sp. M30B3 genome, the window GACTATAGCTGGATTGTAGATCTGGTAACCATAATGAAGTGCGATCTTTCGCAGCGAAGCATCATTGACAATATTCCTGGTGCGAGATTCTCGCGGTATATAAATCTTTCGGAATGGGCGCTCACAACTGGAATCGTTCAGACCGTTGAGAAAAGAGGCAGCCCATTGGGGACATGATCTCCTCAGCCCAGGGAATGTTGTTGCCATTAAATGATCCGCATGAAACAAGGCATTCTTATCTGACCAAATACATTTAGCCAATGGAATACCTGCTTTTTCACAGAGGCTGATAGCATTTTGACTAGGGGGCTTCGGCATTATAATATGATCAGCATCAGCAAGACTAATACTTGCAGCTTGAAGCAGCCTAATTCGTGTGAGACAGTCCAAGAGAAAGTGCCCATAGTTATTGATAGAATGATCACTACACAACGAGATAACAGTGCCTTTGA encodes:
- a CDS encoding glycosyltransferase family 61 protein produces the protein MHALKGTVISLCSDHSINNYGHFLLDCLTRIRLLQAASISLADADHIIMPKPPSQNAISLCEKAGIPLAKCIWSDKNALFHADHLMATTFPGLRRSCPQWAASFLNGLNDSSCERPFRKIYIPRESRTRNIVNDASLRKIALHYGYQIYNPAIVSDTTSYEIFAQATHIVSAHGAALTDLAFCPTGAKVLELIPSDHIYPYYYTLSLASGLAYHCIFGESANMRPRGSVGPSPYDFVVDCDLFSEALGYLG